From the Candidatus Aminicenantes bacterium genome, the window CCGTCTTTCCATTTATCGCCTGGTATCACGAGTACACGTTCACCCTGGATGATGGGGCGGGCAAGATCCTGTCCAATCAATTCAAAGCCAAGTTTTTAGTCTTCTGGGTGGAGGGTTACGAGGGTTCGAGCGCACCCGGAGGAGAGACCGGCGTTCGATGCTACGACGCGGGCGCGGCTCGCGGCTCGAAAGCCTTAAAAATGGACGGCCAGGACATGGAGATCGTGAGCTGGACCGACGAAGGTCGGAGCGGGATCCGGATCAGGGCCCGCATCCCCGCCATGGCACCCGGCTGGCACAAGGTCTACCTGATGGACGGGGCCGACAAGATCAGCAAGGATTTGAACTTTCAAGTTCGCTGAGCGGCCGCTCGCTCAGCTCAGCGAAAGTCGCGCGCGGCCCCGACCATGGCCGCGATGTTGGCGGGTGGCACGTGCGGCATGATGTTGTGGATCTGATTGAAGACGAAGCCGCCGCCCGGCGATAAAATCTGGATTCGCTCTTCAACGTGATCCCGGATTTCGTCCGGCGTCCCTTCGGACAGGACGCGTTGGGTATCGCAGCCGCCGCCCCAGAAGACGAGGTCGCGGCCGAACTCGCGCTTGAGCCCCGCCGGATCCATGCCGCGGGCGCTCGTCTGGACCGGGTTCACGATCTCGACGCCGATCTCGATCAGGTCGGGTAGGATGTCGACGATCGAGCCGCAGGAGTGAAGGAACAGCCGCAGGCCGGACTCGCGCCGGATCTTGTCGTAGAGGATCTTCTGGCGCGGCTTGAAGACCCGGCGGTAGAGGCGAGGCGAGATCTGGAGGGCGTTCTGGGTGCCGAAGTCGTCGCCCATCTGGATGATGTCGACCAGGCCGTCGACGGCCGGCAGGATCTTGTCCAAGTTGGCCAGGTGCATCTCGGTCAGCGCGTCGAGAAGCGCCTCCGCCTTGGCCGGGCTCTCGATCAGGTCGACCAGGAACTGGTCCATGGAGCATAGATACTGGCCCCATTCGAGGAGATTTCCCCCGAAAGCGATCATGACGGCATAGTCCGTCGTCTCGCGCAGAACGCGGGCCCCCCGGGTGATCTCGGCCAGGTGGGCCGGCGTCAGAGGCGCGTGGTAGGGAGCGCAGGGCAGGGCCGACCAGGTGACCTGGTCCATGAGCTCCGGCAAGCGGTCAAGGACGGAGAGGTCGGCGCCGTCCCAGTCGCGCAGGGGGAAACGCTTTTGGCTTAGGTAGTACGCACCGCGCGGCATGGCCCCGATCGTCAGCCCATCCGCCGCTTTGGCCAGCCAGCCGCCCTCGCCGTCCGGCGCGACCGGCATGAACGAAGGGATACGGGCGGACTGGCCGTCGGGCAGCGTGAACGGCTTCCAGTCGGCGTCTTCGGTCAGGAAGACGCGGCCCAGGTCGACGACGTCGGCATCCCAGTAATCGAGGACGGCCTGTTCGGGCTGGGCCAATTGCTGGACGACGTCATAGACGTCCGTGTGTCCCGCTTCGATTCCCAGGTGGCGCTTGAGCTTGCCGTAGGCCGCGGCCGTGATCCCCGTCGAGCGCATAGCCGCCAAGTCCATGGGGACGCGGTCGGCCTCGCGGTGGTCGATCGCGGCGAGGACTCGTTCGCGGCGGGTCATGGCCTCGGCTCCGGGGTCACTTGCCGGCCGCCGTCAGCGAGGCCAGCAGGGTTTGGATATCGGCCGCGGTTAGACGCTTGGCGCTCTTTTCCAGGAACCCGCCGAAAGCCGCGATCTCGCCCGCGTTGGCCGGGAAGCCCGTGTTGGCGCCGGAGTCGGTGCTCGTGGCGACGACTTTCCCGTCCAGGTCCAGGGCGGCGAACCAGGGGATGCCCGACTTCTCGGCGCCGGGGTAGTCTCTCTTCATGACCAGGCCGCCGTTGGTCCGGTCCTGGTCGATCTTGAGGTCGACAAAATCCTTCTTGAGCAGGGCGGCGATTTCGGGCTGGGCCATCCAGGCTTCGAGCTTCTTGCACCAGCCGCACCAGGGGGCGCCGAAGTGCATGAAGACGCGGCGGCCCGAGGCCTTGGCCTCGGCCAGTCCCTTGGCCAGGAGGACGGAGGCGTCGAGGTAGGCGGCCTTGTTCTTGACCAGAAAATCGACGACCTTTTTGGGATCGTGCCCCTGGCCCGCTTCGAGGCTGTTCGTGTCCTGGTTGGCGACCACGTTGCCGGCGCCGTCGAGGACGGTCAAATAAGGAACGCCGGCGCTCTTGAAGCCTTCGGTATAGGCTTTGTTGTACCGGTCGGCCACGTCCAGGTTCTTGTTGAAGTTGCCGATATCGACCATCACGACGTCGTATTCGTAGAGAAGCACCTTGGCAATAGCCTGGTTTTCGTTGAACAGCTTGTGGAGCAGGCGGCACCAGCCGCACCAATTGCCTCCCCATTGGATCAGAACCCGGCGGTTTTCCTTGGCCGCGCGGGCCAGGGCGGCGGCGATATCGGCCTTGGCGTCGGCCTTCTCGTCATAGATCGGTCCCTCGGGCGCTATGGGGGCGGCTTGGGGCGCGGCTTGTTGCGCCGCACCCGTCTTAGTGGCGGGAATCGAGGCGACTTGGCCGAAGGCCGACGCCGAAAGGGCGGCTGTAAACAGCATGATCACGAAGGCGGCGATTATTTTCTTCATCGTCTTTCTCCTGACCGATTCGACCCGTTGATGATATCAGAATTTCTATCCGGCGAGAACCGCGCCACCCCAACCATCCGCCGAATGAGAATCTCGATGCCCCTGGTCCGTCTATTATAATTGGACGGCGGATGACCGACATCCAAAGCTTTGCTTTTTGCCCTGTTTTGCGTTTTTTCGGCTAGGTATGATATATTGTCATACCAGGAGCCGAAATGCCGAGCCGCAAAATCGCCATCACGATCGAGGCGGGAGTCCTCCATGAGGTGGATCGCTTAGTGCTGGAAAAAGTATTCCCCAACCGCAGCCGGGCCATTCAACGGGCCGTCGAAGAAAGTCTGGAAAAGTTCGGCAAGCGCCGGCTGCAGCGCGAGTGCCGTAAGCTCGATCCGCACGAAGAGCGGGCGGCGGCCGAGGAAGGCTTGTCGGAGGACTTCAAGGCATGGCCCGAATATTGAGGGGAGAGATCCGCTGGGCCGATCTAAATCCGGTCCGCGGGCATGAACAAGGCGGCGCCCGTCCCGTGCTGATCCTAAGCCAGGATGTTTTCAACGATCATTCGGGCACGGTCATCGCGGTCGCGATCACCAGCCGAGAACAACGGGCGGGCTTTCCCCTGACGCTCCGCTTAAAGGACGGGCTCCTGCCGAAGCCGTCATGGGTCAAGATCAGCCAGGTCCGGACGCTCTCCTCCGACCGGATCGGCGGCCGCCTGGCCGTAGTCGAGCCCGAGGTCTTGGACCAGGTCGTTGCCGGCCTAGACGAAATCATCGGCCGGTAAACGGGAGAGGCACGAAAACGGTCCTCCCAAGCGTCTCTATTTACCGATGGGGAAGCTGTTCATCCATTCATCGAGAAGCTTGGCCTTCCGGTCCCGATTCTCGATATGAAGCCTCAAGTTGACGATTTCTTCGGCCAACGCACCGGTCATAGCGCCCAAGCCGACCTCGCCCGCTTTATCAAAAACCGGACGCGCGCCGGTCACATCTTCCACGAAATCTGTTGTGAGCCGATTGACGGCGTCCTTTAATATGCCTTTAGAATCTGCCAAAAAGTTCAATCTCATGATCATCAAGAGCCGATTGAACCGGAAGAAGAACGCGGGATCGATCTGCGCCTTGGCCTTGGCCTGGACGGCTTCGCTCATGATGTCTTCCAATCCCTTGGCCACGGCCTCTCGACCGCCAGAGCCTGTTCTGGCCAGATTCTGGAAAAGAACGAGGACCCTGTCCAAAAGAACAAATCCCGGCTCTGCCTTACCGGCCGCGGCCGCCGCGGGCCAGGACTGACCGCCGGCCAGGGCCGTTCCTCCCGCCAAAAACGCTGCCAGCATCCAAACCATCATCTTGCGTTTCATCGTCATCCCTCCCGTATGGATTTGTAGACCTGCGAAAAAAACCGGGAAAATCTCGTTGGCCGAATGGGTTCCCTTAGAACCGGTTCTCGCCAGGGCTT encodes:
- a CDS encoding methyltransferase, which encodes MTRRERVLAAIDHREADRVPMDLAAMRSTGITAAAYGKLKRHLGIEAGHTDVYDVVQQLAQPEQAVLDYWDADVVDLGRVFLTEDADWKPFTLPDGQSARIPSFMPVAPDGEGGWLAKAADGLTIGAMPRGAYYLSQKRFPLRDWDGADLSVLDRLPELMDQVTWSALPCAPYHAPLTPAHLAEITRGARVLRETTDYAVMIAFGGNLLEWGQYLCSMDQFLVDLIESPAKAEALLDALTEMHLANLDKILPAVDGLVDIIQMGDDFGTQNALQISPRLYRRVFKPRQKILYDKIRRESGLRLFLHSCGSIVDILPDLIEIGVEIVNPVQTSARGMDPAGLKREFGRDLVFWGGGCDTQRVLSEGTPDEIRDHVEERIQILSPGGGFVFNQIHNIMPHVPPANIAAMVGAARDFR
- a CDS encoding thioredoxin family protein, giving the protein MKKIIAAFVIMLFTAALSASAFGQVASIPATKTGAAQQAAPQAAPIAPEGPIYDEKADAKADIAAALARAAKENRRVLIQWGGNWCGWCRLLHKLFNENQAIAKVLLYEYDVVMVDIGNFNKNLDVADRYNKAYTEGFKSAGVPYLTVLDGAGNVVANQDTNSLEAGQGHDPKKVVDFLVKNKAAYLDASVLLAKGLAEAKASGRRVFMHFGAPWCGWCKKLEAWMAQPEIAALLKKDFVDLKIDQDRTNGGLVMKRDYPGAEKSGIPWFAALDLDGKVVATSTDSGANTGFPANAGEIAAFGGFLEKSAKRLTAADIQTLLASLTAAGK
- a CDS encoding ribbon-helix-helix domain-containing protein — translated: MPSRKIAITIEAGVLHEVDRLVLEKVFPNRSRAIQRAVEESLEKFGKRRLQRECRKLDPHEERAAAEEGLSEDFKAWPEY
- a CDS encoding type II toxin-antitoxin system PemK/MazF family toxin — its product is MARILRGEIRWADLNPVRGHEQGGARPVLILSQDVFNDHSGTVIAVAITSREQRAGFPLTLRLKDGLLPKPSWVKISQVRTLSSDRIGGRLAVVEPEVLDQVVAGLDEIIGR